A section of the Arabiibacter massiliensis genome encodes:
- a CDS encoding GntR family transcriptional regulator, with the protein MYDDMADSLYATEESAVDALGTFHVDERGSVPIWIQIRKRLIYLITSGKYRKDERLPSVRDLSVQLGVNYNTVLKVYQDLERDGFIFTKRGKGTFVSDIRDIDYSADDGEMEALAVDFVQNALGKGMEPEDILQLVHEQIEKLEGTKRR; encoded by the coding sequence ATGTACGACGACATGGCTGATAGTTTATACGCGACAGAGGAGAGCGCGGTCGACGCGCTGGGCACGTTCCACGTGGACGAGCGCGGCAGCGTGCCCATTTGGATCCAGATCCGCAAACGCCTCATCTACCTGATCACGTCCGGCAAGTACCGCAAAGACGAGCGGCTGCCCTCCGTGCGCGACCTCTCGGTGCAGCTGGGCGTGAACTACAACACCGTTCTCAAAGTCTACCAGGACCTCGAGCGCGACGGCTTCATCTTCACCAAGCGCGGCAAGGGCACGTTCGTGTCCGACATCCGCGACATCGACTACTCGGCCGACGACGGCGAGATGGAGGCCCTCGCGGTCGACTTCGTCCAGAACGCGCTCGGCAAGGGCATGGAGCCCGAGGACATCCTCCAGCTCGTGCACGAGCAGATCGAGAAGCTCGAGGGGACGAAGCGGCGCTGA
- a CDS encoding molybdopterin-dependent oxidoreductase yields the protein MRHDLTRRRFLEGAAALGALAALSGCAPKPMEETTPEASPAIPEVEAIDLDALEVKHSWCYMCGPAKTFCATNNYLKDGKWVHVEGNPEAGNNWGYGCKTLCAKGNSAMQTLYNPARLEYPMKRVGEKGEGKFERCTWDEALEGIAAKLLENREKYGPESYAAFSPQACKFVQQLGRRFLNVYGSPNYLHSAICVTQIVSSQHIAVGLGAGTMSGQLDKTKLLVSWGVNGENSAMNNVDDARPVVRFEAMEKGLQFIDIRPMLDPLATHAAEWVPVRPGTDLALALAFLNVIIEEDLYDHEFCENWCNGFDMFAEHVKQFPPSWAAPITGISEEQITRVARMMGTMKPMAIQYGNSGGDEANDGNWQCICINLIEAITGNLDVPGGGGSRMQMPKPIVPIGSFNIPTLADRLPVYEEDTANGWAPSRSKLVAPEFPRWYQNPETWSKAGNFKEPTSALNRAMQALLSGEPYELKSIFAHSTNPLSQTRQPKMVAEALKKLDFFFVMDTCWNPSCDFADYVLPACTRFEDSCQIGARNMPEGTFIGIEQKIAEPLGESRSDWRFYCDLAVKMGWGEDFWNGDFDQALREQLEPTGITLEELREKGYIFFKREDGAVPTEPPYQNYEELFKDLPNGKVQCYNEIIGGQPNNRDDGELSYLPVYQGPPEGIAETPEIAKEYPLIFSDVHAHRLSVHSYFGNVPYLRERNRKPWVKINPATAKKYGIEDGDWMKIGSPHGWIKMVAEYFEGISPEVIMGKRGWWQDCQELDEPGYGCFDGGSEVNNLYDATMKNFDPFHSAMAKQTLVKISKWEG from the coding sequence ATGAGGCATGATCTGACGAGGCGCAGGTTCCTCGAAGGCGCTGCGGCGCTCGGAGCCCTGGCGGCGCTCAGCGGCTGCGCGCCCAAACCGATGGAGGAGACGACCCCCGAGGCGTCCCCCGCCATCCCGGAGGTGGAGGCGATCGACCTGGACGCGCTCGAAGTCAAACATTCCTGGTGCTATATGTGCGGCCCCGCGAAGACGTTCTGCGCGACGAACAACTATCTGAAAGACGGCAAATGGGTGCACGTTGAGGGCAACCCGGAAGCCGGCAACAACTGGGGATACGGTTGCAAGACGCTGTGCGCCAAAGGCAACTCCGCGATGCAGACGCTCTACAATCCCGCGCGCCTCGAATATCCGATGAAGCGCGTCGGCGAGAAGGGCGAAGGAAAGTTCGAGCGTTGCACCTGGGACGAGGCGCTTGAGGGGATCGCCGCGAAGCTCCTCGAGAACCGCGAGAAGTACGGCCCCGAATCGTACGCGGCCTTTTCGCCGCAGGCGTGCAAGTTCGTTCAACAGCTAGGACGTCGTTTCCTCAATGTTTACGGAAGCCCCAATTACTTGCATAGCGCGATCTGCGTGACTCAAATCGTTTCGAGCCAGCATATCGCGGTCGGACTCGGAGCTGGAACGATGTCCGGACAGCTCGACAAGACCAAGCTCTTAGTTAGCTGGGGCGTGAACGGCGAGAACTCCGCCATGAACAATGTGGACGACGCTCGGCCCGTCGTCCGATTCGAGGCGATGGAAAAGGGCCTTCAATTCATAGACATTCGCCCCATGCTCGATCCGCTCGCAACGCATGCGGCCGAGTGGGTTCCCGTGCGCCCCGGTACCGACCTTGCGCTTGCACTCGCTTTCCTCAACGTCATCATCGAAGAAGATCTGTATGACCATGAGTTCTGCGAAAACTGGTGCAACGGATTCGACATGTTCGCCGAGCATGTGAAGCAGTTCCCTCCCTCATGGGCGGCGCCGATCACCGGCATCTCGGAAGAGCAGATAACGAGAGTCGCGCGCATGATGGGAACCATGAAGCCAATGGCCATCCAATACGGCAACAGCGGAGGCGACGAAGCCAACGATGGCAACTGGCAATGCATATGCATCAACCTGATCGAAGCGATCACCGGGAATTTGGATGTACCGGGCGGCGGAGGCAGTCGCATGCAGATGCCGAAACCCATCGTGCCTATCGGCTCTTTCAATATCCCCACGCTTGCTGATAGGCTCCCTGTTTACGAGGAGGACACAGCTAACGGCTGGGCTCCGAGCCGCTCGAAGCTAGTAGCACCCGAGTTCCCTCGATGGTATCAGAATCCTGAAACATGGTCGAAAGCGGGCAACTTCAAAGAACCGACGTCCGCCCTTAACCGGGCGATGCAAGCCCTCCTCTCGGGCGAGCCTTACGAGCTGAAAAGCATCTTCGCCCACAGCACCAATCCCCTGTCGCAAACCAGGCAGCCCAAGATGGTCGCGGAGGCCTTGAAGAAGCTCGATTTCTTCTTCGTGATGGACACGTGCTGGAACCCTTCATGCGATTTCGCCGATTACGTACTGCCCGCATGCACGCGCTTCGAAGACAGCTGTCAGATAGGCGCTCGCAACATGCCCGAGGGCACGTTTATCGGCATCGAGCAGAAGATCGCCGAGCCCTTGGGCGAGAGCCGCTCCGATTGGCGTTTCTACTGCGACCTCGCCGTGAAGATGGGTTGGGGCGAGGACTTCTGGAACGGCGATTTCGACCAAGCGCTCCGCGAGCAACTCGAACCGACGGGAATCACCCTCGAAGAGCTGCGCGAAAAGGGGTACATCTTCTTCAAGCGAGAAGACGGTGCCGTCCCCACGGAGCCGCCGTACCAGAATTACGAAGAGCTTTTCAAGGATCTTCCGAACGGCAAAGTGCAATGCTACAACGAGATCATCGGCGGCCAGCCGAACAACCGAGACGACGGCGAGCTGAGCTACCTTCCCGTTTATCAGGGTCCCCCGGAGGGCATCGCGGAAACGCCGGAGATCGCCAAGGAGTACCCGCTCATCTTCTCGGACGTGCATGCGCATCGGTTGAGCGTCCACAGCTACTTCGGCAACGTCCCCTATCTGCGCGAGCGCAACCGCAAGCCGTGGGTGAAGATCAACCCGGCCACCGCCAAGAAGTACGGCATCGAAGACGGCGACTGGATGAAGATCGGGTCACCGCACGGGTGGATCAAGATGGTGGCCGAGTACTTCGAGGGCATATCGCCCGAGGTGATCATGGGCAAGCGCGGCTGGTGGCAGGACTGCCAGGAGCTCGATGAACCCGGGTACGGCTGCTTCGACGGCGGATCGGAAGTGAACAACCTCTACGACGCGACCATGAAGAACTTCGATCCGTTCCATTCCGCCATGGCGAAGCAGACCCTTGTCAAGATCAGCAAGTGGGAGGGGTAG
- a CDS encoding 4Fe-4S dicluster domain-containing protein yields MAAHQYGFFVDTTRCVKCYACEVACQQWHGMRAGTWMRRTVHESCTGTFPHVERTFTSLSCMHCENPACTAVCPVQAVTKREEDGLVVVDKGICIGCRSCALACPFDVPRYGAKKVMDKCDGCLGLGRKPDEEPRCVATCPTRALRFGRLEDMAALAAAKGGQRMEGDTAPSVYVARRNQPAPAALDEGKDVS; encoded by the coding sequence ATGGCCGCGCATCAGTACGGCTTCTTCGTCGACACGACGCGCTGCGTGAAATGCTACGCCTGCGAGGTGGCCTGCCAGCAGTGGCACGGAATGCGCGCCGGCACGTGGATGCGCCGCACCGTGCACGAGTCGTGCACGGGAACGTTCCCCCACGTCGAGCGCACGTTCACCTCGCTTTCGTGCATGCATTGCGAGAACCCCGCCTGCACGGCGGTGTGCCCGGTTCAGGCGGTGACCAAGCGCGAGGAGGACGGGCTCGTGGTGGTGGACAAGGGCATCTGCATCGGGTGCCGCAGCTGCGCGCTCGCCTGCCCGTTCGACGTGCCGCGCTACGGCGCCAAGAAGGTCATGGACAAGTGCGACGGGTGCCTCGGCCTGGGACGCAAGCCCGACGAGGAGCCGCGCTGCGTGGCCACGTGCCCCACGAGGGCGCTGCGCTTCGGCAGGCTTGAGGATATGGCCGCGCTCGCCGCCGCGAAGGGCGGCCAGAGGATGGAGGGCGACACCGCGCCATCGGTGTACGTCGCCCGGAGGAATCAACCGGCGCCTGCCGCGCTGGACGAGGGGAAGGACGTTTCATGA
- the nrfD gene encoding NrfD/PsrC family molybdoenzyme membrane anchor subunit: MVNSFIVWYLFLAGAGGGAFLVGAAVDLACRFRSDGWLARLEPLAEGGLVLGPVAVVLGAVFLLADLGSPERALRVFATASTSLLTLGSWSVGLFCACSIGALVAGNLADNAFTRASEAVLQVLATLSACFVVVYSGLYLSTFPTIPFLHSPLVPALFVASSLSAGVAIVLLFGFALQERDEIAAGVPALVKLDVALLVFECAVLTAFVAASVAQGGLASASTDALLLGDQAGLFWLGAVGVGLAAPLAAEAAHLLHPDSPSYAAGALCSLAGGLCLRYALLLATVRYSAIDLGGVTFWG; this comes from the coding sequence GTGGTCAACTCGTTCATCGTCTGGTACCTGTTTTTGGCCGGCGCCGGCGGCGGGGCCTTCCTCGTGGGCGCGGCGGTCGACCTCGCCTGCCGCTTCCGCAGCGACGGATGGCTCGCGCGCCTCGAGCCGCTGGCCGAGGGAGGGCTCGTCCTCGGGCCCGTGGCGGTGGTCCTGGGAGCGGTGTTCCTGCTGGCGGACCTCGGCTCGCCCGAGCGCGCACTGCGGGTGTTCGCCACCGCCTCCACCAGCCTGCTCACCTTGGGCTCGTGGTCCGTGGGCCTGTTCTGCGCATGCTCCATCGGCGCGCTGGTCGCGGGCAATCTGGCGGACAACGCCTTCACGCGCGCATCCGAGGCCGTCCTGCAGGTGCTCGCCACGCTGTCGGCCTGCTTCGTCGTCGTGTACTCGGGGCTGTACCTCTCGACGTTTCCCACCATCCCCTTCCTCCATTCGCCGCTGGTGCCTGCGCTGTTCGTGGCGTCGTCGCTCTCGGCGGGCGTGGCCATCGTGCTGCTGTTCGGCTTCGCGCTGCAGGAACGGGACGAGATCGCCGCCGGCGTGCCCGCCCTCGTGAAGCTCGACGTGGCCCTGCTCGTCTTCGAGTGTGCGGTGCTGACGGCGTTCGTCGCGGCGTCCGTCGCCCAGGGGGGACTCGCCTCCGCGTCGACCGACGCGCTTCTGCTCGGCGACCAGGCGGGGCTCTTCTGGCTGGGCGCGGTGGGCGTCGGCCTCGCGGCGCCGCTCGCGGCGGAGGCGGCCCATCTGCTCCATCCGGATTCGCCGTCGTACGCGGCCGGCGCGCTGTGCTCGCTGGCGGGAGGGCTCTGCCTTCGTTACGCGCTGCTGCTGGCCACCGTGCGCTACAGCGCCATCGACCTCGGCGGAGTGACTTTTTGGGGATGA
- a CDS encoding slipin family protein has translation MRNKNRKQAAVEATPNSPMQFGAPKSKKTSRNGVYLFSLTLFLLGAGAVLAAFWRVVSVPVIIAAVLFGLLLTCSIRIIPQWERAVVLRLGRLNRVAGPGVYFMIPIVEHTAARVDQRIITTPFTAEEALTADLVPLDIDSVLFWMVWNPEDACTEVEDYSSAIWWAAQTALRDAIGRINLAEVATRREQLDNEIKEILDEKTRAWGITVVSVEIRDIAIPKELQDAMSKEAQAERERNARLLLAEIEQDISEMFVAAAAVYDENDKAMQLRTMNLIYESVKDKGGLVIAPSAFGEAFNNIKGFGKE, from the coding sequence ATGCGCAACAAGAATCGCAAGCAAGCAGCCGTCGAGGCGACGCCGAACTCGCCCATGCAGTTCGGAGCGCCCAAGAGCAAGAAGACGTCGCGCAACGGCGTGTACCTGTTCTCGCTCACGCTGTTCCTGCTGGGCGCGGGGGCGGTGCTCGCGGCGTTCTGGCGCGTCGTGTCGGTGCCCGTCATCATCGCGGCCGTGCTGTTCGGACTGCTGCTCACGTGCAGCATCCGCATCATCCCGCAGTGGGAGCGCGCCGTCGTGCTGCGCCTCGGCAGGCTGAACCGCGTGGCGGGGCCGGGCGTGTACTTCATGATCCCCATCGTCGAGCATACCGCCGCGCGCGTCGATCAGCGCATCATCACGACGCCCTTCACGGCGGAGGAGGCGCTCACGGCCGACCTCGTGCCGCTCGACATCGACTCGGTGCTGTTCTGGATGGTGTGGAACCCCGAGGACGCCTGCACCGAGGTGGAGGACTACTCGTCGGCCATCTGGTGGGCGGCGCAGACCGCGCTGCGCGACGCGATCGGCCGCATCAACCTGGCCGAGGTGGCCACGCGCCGCGAGCAGCTGGACAACGAGATCAAGGAGATCCTCGACGAGAAGACCCGCGCCTGGGGCATCACCGTGGTGTCGGTGGAGATCCGCGACATCGCCATCCCCAAGGAGCTGCAGGACGCCATGTCCAAGGAGGCCCAGGCCGAGCGCGAGCGCAACGCGCGCCTGCTGCTAGCCGAGATCGAGCAGGACATCTCCGAGATGTTCGTAGCCGCCGCGGCCGTCTACGACGAGAACGACAAGGCCATGCAGTTGCGCACCATGAACCTCATCTACGAGAGCGTGAAAGACAAGGGCGGCCTGGTCATCGCCCCGAGCGCCTTCGGCGAGGCCTTTAACAACATCAAAGGCTTCGGCAAGGAGTAA
- a CDS encoding molecular chaperone TorD family protein has product MSNASCAADAARELLEERELACAFLSMAYLQEVNAEFLERLRDEPPALEGEMGAFAASLAEADLEEVRKDLAAEYARIFLGMSASPVAPYESVYTSELHLLMQEARDDVRRVFRAEGFAVASDVRLPEDHVAFELEFMGRMCRKELDALASGDAEGALRCREVQRGFFAGHLANWLPAFCDDVRKRARTPFYRGVVELTESYLDAERAALAEDAA; this is encoded by the coding sequence ATGAGCAACGCATCGTGCGCCGCCGACGCCGCGCGGGAGCTGCTGGAAGAGCGCGAGCTCGCCTGCGCGTTCCTGTCGATGGCCTACCTGCAGGAAGTGAACGCGGAGTTCCTCGAGCGCCTGCGCGACGAGCCGCCCGCGCTCGAAGGCGAGATGGGCGCGTTCGCGGCCTCGCTCGCCGAGGCCGACCTCGAGGAGGTCAGGAAGGACCTGGCCGCCGAGTACGCGCGCATCTTCTTAGGGATGAGCGCCTCGCCCGTGGCCCCCTATGAGTCGGTGTACACGAGCGAGCTGCACCTTCTCATGCAGGAGGCGCGCGACGACGTGCGGCGCGTGTTCCGCGCCGAGGGCTTCGCCGTGGCGTCGGACGTCCGCCTGCCGGAGGACCACGTCGCCTTCGAGCTGGAGTTCATGGGGCGCATGTGCCGCAAGGAGCTCGACGCGCTCGCGTCCGGCGACGCCGAGGGGGCGCTCCGCTGCCGCGAGGTGCAGCGCGGCTTCTTCGCCGGACATCTGGCCAACTGGCTGCCCGCCTTCTGCGACGACGTGCGGAAACGGGCGCGCACGCCGTTCTACCGAGGCGTCGTGGAGCTCACCGAATCGTACCTGGACGCCGAGCGGGCCGCCCTGGCCGAAGACGCCGCCTGA
- a CDS encoding helix-turn-helix transcriptional regulator, with protein sequence MGRTVNVHESQTEEGGFLDVAAGRLRKLASQGLRPERLLGNLFLRAWNYLFFWTGVFFLLSGAQGDASPAGEVFLVSATVFVAVSFLCAARQDQMEAFAGLHPRLFACVAAAAVATGSFFTLFASAGSWAGAMCLVTAGALTGAGTALLDIGWGWPYARTGAASSSIEVPLAFFVASLFIPLSSIVPGWICVAVALLLPFASAILLARCLVGSAEEEGDGPVSAEAAGGVSKSRRPVPMSRRRLLVKISLVSFIVGICNTLMPAVFSISNQSPTYSFVMPAATAFSLLLFLGILAFSRRLDFIFAYKPVLLFMIVGYLLLIPLKGSLAQLCLITASYTCFNVLNWLLLADVCRRFGLPVVLCFGLGRGALVGGSIAGTLLVPVLNMVFADTLDVADVGVVFCVICMLVSYLFVLTEKDVAFLSGSAYSLHEGLSMEEKALLIRRRQMIEACDLLASRYDLGERARDVLVCLAQGYTVSEIEEDLFMAKGTVNTHMHRIYQKLDVHKRKELMKRVEECISDLDDLARTKFDVRIS encoded by the coding sequence ATGGGCAGAACGGTTAACGTGCATGAAAGCCAGACGGAGGAAGGGGGGTTCCTCGACGTCGCGGCGGGGCGCTTGCGCAAGCTGGCTTCGCAGGGGCTGCGGCCGGAGCGCTTGCTTGGCAACCTGTTTCTACGTGCGTGGAACTACCTGTTCTTTTGGACGGGGGTCTTCTTCCTTCTTTCGGGAGCGCAGGGGGATGCGTCTCCTGCCGGGGAAGTGTTTCTCGTGTCTGCGACCGTGTTCGTGGCGGTGTCTTTTCTTTGCGCGGCTCGGCAGGATCAGATGGAGGCGTTCGCAGGCCTGCATCCCCGTCTGTTCGCATGCGTCGCTGCCGCAGCTGTGGCGACGGGCTCGTTTTTCACCTTGTTCGCTTCTGCTGGCTCTTGGGCGGGTGCGATGTGCTTGGTGACCGCCGGCGCGTTGACGGGCGCAGGTACGGCGCTGCTCGACATCGGGTGGGGTTGGCCTTATGCGAGAACGGGGGCTGCATCGTCGTCTATCGAGGTGCCGCTCGCGTTTTTCGTCGCATCGCTTTTCATTCCTCTGTCAAGCATCGTGCCCGGGTGGATCTGCGTCGCCGTCGCCTTGCTGCTCCCCTTCGCCTCCGCGATTCTTCTTGCGCGCTGCCTCGTGGGGAGTGCTGAGGAAGAAGGCGATGGGCCCGTAAGCGCGGAAGCGGCCGGCGGCGTGTCGAAAAGCCGTCGACCCGTGCCGATGAGCCGCAGGCGCCTTCTGGTCAAGATATCCCTCGTGTCCTTCATCGTGGGGATTTGCAACACGCTCATGCCTGCTGTGTTCTCCATCAGCAACCAGAGTCCGACGTATTCATTCGTCATGCCCGCTGCCACAGCGTTCTCGCTCTTGCTGTTCCTCGGCATCCTCGCTTTCTCCAGGAGACTTGACTTCATATTCGCCTACAAACCCGTTCTGCTGTTCATGATCGTCGGGTACCTCCTGCTCATACCCCTGAAGGGCAGCCTTGCGCAGCTGTGCCTCATCACCGCGAGCTACACGTGCTTCAATGTGTTGAACTGGCTGCTCTTGGCTGACGTCTGTCGGCGGTTCGGCTTGCCCGTCGTCCTCTGCTTCGGTTTAGGTCGCGGCGCACTCGTCGGTGGGAGCATCGCGGGGACGCTGCTCGTTCCCGTCTTGAACATGGTTTTCGCGGATACGCTCGACGTGGCCGACGTAGGCGTCGTGTTCTGCGTGATCTGCATGCTCGTCAGCTATCTTTTCGTGCTTACCGAGAAGGATGTCGCGTTCCTCTCCGGATCGGCCTATTCTCTCCATGAGGGGCTGAGCATGGAGGAGAAGGCCCTTTTGATCCGGCGTCGGCAGATGATAGAGGCATGCGATCTCCTTGCTTCGCGCTACGATCTGGGCGAACGGGCGCGCGATGTGCTCGTATGCCTTGCGCAGGGCTATACCGTGAGCGAGATAGAGGAAGATCTTTTCATGGCGAAGGGCACGGTGAACACGCACATGCACCGTATCTATCAGAAGCTTGACGTGCACAAGCGCAAAGAGCTCATGAAACGCGTCGAGGAGTGCATCAGCGATCTTGACGACTTAGCGCGCACGAAGTTCGATGTGCGAATTTCCTAA
- the truA gene encoding tRNA pseudouridine(38-40) synthase TruA has translation MNTQTITPTPAREREATAASAAERPVRDHTLALTVSYNGAPFAGFARQPGQLTVQGDLEDALRLLFKRDIETTCAGRTDAGVHALGQVVSFDVNDVDLGGRSLPSLRRSLNALTHDAISVREVEPKKLGFSARFDAQAREYHYHLCVDSTSPIFMKDFSWFVPGGLDISAMEAGAKHLLGEHDFKSFCMAASAEGKPTHRNIREISFHPETVMGENIMAIKVVGNAFLHSMVRTIVGTLVCVGRGQRDADWVKQVLEACDRREAGENAPAQGLVFWRVIY, from the coding sequence ATGAATACGCAAACCATCACCCCCACACCCGCGCGCGAGCGCGAAGCGACGGCCGCAAGCGCCGCCGAACGTCCCGTGCGCGACCACACCCTCGCGCTCACCGTGTCCTACAACGGCGCGCCCTTCGCCGGCTTCGCCCGCCAACCGGGGCAGCTCACCGTGCAGGGCGACCTCGAGGACGCCCTGCGCCTGCTGTTCAAGCGCGACATCGAGACGACGTGCGCCGGCCGCACCGACGCCGGCGTCCACGCGCTCGGCCAGGTGGTGAGCTTCGACGTGAACGACGTCGACCTCGGCGGGCGCTCGCTGCCCTCCCTGCGCCGCTCGCTCAACGCGCTCACGCACGACGCCATCAGCGTGCGCGAGGTGGAGCCGAAGAAGCTCGGCTTCTCGGCGCGCTTCGACGCCCAGGCGCGCGAGTACCACTACCACCTGTGCGTGGACTCCACGAGCCCCATCTTCATGAAGGACTTCTCGTGGTTCGTGCCCGGCGGGCTGGACATCTCGGCCATGGAGGCCGGCGCGAAGCACCTGCTCGGCGAGCACGACTTCAAGAGCTTCTGCATGGCGGCCTCGGCGGAGGGCAAGCCGACGCACCGCAACATACGCGAGATATCGTTCCATCCCGAAACGGTGATGGGCGAGAACATCATGGCCATCAAGGTGGTGGGCAATGCGTTCCTCCACTCGATGGTGCGCACCATCGTGGGCACGCTCGTGTGCGTGGGGCGCGGCCAGCGCGACGCCGACTGGGTGAAGCAGGTGCTCGAAGCGTGCGACCGCCGCGAGGCGGGGGAAAACGCCCCTGCTCAGGGGCTCGTGTTCTGGCGGGTCATCTACTGA
- a CDS encoding 4Fe-4S dicluster domain-containing protein produces the protein MAEQYGFFVDSTRCVKCYACEVACQQWHELKANTVHRRTVQEECAGTFPNVTRTFTSLSCMHCENPACVEKCPQGAIGKREEDGAVIVDREKCIGCKTCSAACPFDVPQYLEAEDGGLKMDKCDMCLTLGREADEAPRCVNTCPTKALHFGTLADMAELAKAKGGSQLEGETKPSVYVARA, from the coding sequence ATGGCTGAGCAATACGGATTCTTCGTCGATTCGACGCGCTGCGTGAAATGCTACGCCTGCGAGGTGGCGTGCCAGCAGTGGCACGAGCTCAAGGCGAACACGGTGCACCGCCGCACGGTGCAGGAGGAGTGCGCGGGCACGTTCCCCAACGTCACGCGCACGTTCACCTCGCTTTCCTGCATGCACTGCGAGAATCCCGCATGCGTCGAGAAGTGCCCGCAGGGCGCCATCGGCAAACGCGAGGAGGACGGCGCGGTCATCGTCGACCGCGAGAAGTGCATCGGATGCAAGACGTGCTCGGCGGCCTGCCCGTTCGACGTGCCGCAGTATCTCGAGGCGGAGGACGGCGGCCTCAAGATGGACAAGTGCGATATGTGCCTCACCTTGGGGCGCGAGGCCGACGAAGCGCCGCGCTGCGTGAACACGTGCCCCACCAAGGCGCTTCACTTCGGCACGCTCGCCGACATGGCCGAGCTCGCCAAGGCAAAGGGCGGCTCGCAGCTGGAAGGCGAGACGAAGCCCTCGGTGTACGTCGCGAGGGCGTAG